A region from the Drosophila mauritiana strain mau12 chromosome 2L, ASM438214v1, whole genome shotgun sequence genome encodes:
- the LOC117148901 gene encoding elongation factor Ts, mitochondrial, which produces MLFQRIFTRALHSTRQLYAGSGGSGGLEKSALAALRKKTGYTFANCKKALEKHNNDVGLAEKWLHEQAQTLGWSKATKVADRATAQGLIGVLIRGNRGAMVELNCETDFVARNDTFKRFVDHVARMCLHYTDLTDFDGDLWKLGFDSDALRNLRTEEGRTLGDHLALLIGAIGENATIRRALCFKANNDLRLVGYAHPAPTNVGSTEGITQVGKYGAIVAYRSTHTLLDFEFHKSICQQIVGMKPTKIGEYDKDKPAENKDDETCLIHQEYLLDADKTVGEVLQEYNCEIVDYHRFECGEQTERSLEAIIRSQHQSSN; this is translated from the exons ATGCTGTTCCAAAGGATTTTCACACGTGCGCTTCACTCCACGCGGCAGCTTTATGCCGGCTCTGGCGGATCCGGTGGCCTGGAGAAGAGTGCCCTGGCGGCCCTGAGGAAGAAGACCGGATACACCTTCGCCAATTGCAAGAAGGCGCTGGAGAAGCACAACAATGACGTCGGATTG GCTGAGAAGTGGCTGCACGAGCAGGCCCAGACGCTCGGCTGGTCCAAGGCCACCAAAGTCGCAGATCGAGCCACTGCCCAAGGTCTGATTGGAGTGCTCATCCGCGGTAATCGGGGCGCCATGGTCGAGCTGAATTGCGAGACGGATTTCGTAGCCAGGAACGATACCTTCAAGCGGTTCGTTGACCACGTCGCCCGCATGTGTCTGCACTACACGGACTTGACGGACTTCGATGGAGATCTGTGGAAG CTTGGCTTCGATTCGGACGCCCTCAGAAACTTGCGCACGGAAGAGGGACGCACGCTGGGCGACCACCTGGCCCTGCTGATCGGCGCCATCGGGGAGAATGCCACCATCCGGCGGGCATTGTGCTTTAAGGCTAACAACGACCTGAGGCTGGTGGGCTACGCCCATCCGGCACCCACCAATGTGGGCTCCACGGAAGGCATCACCCAGGTGGGCAAGTACGGAGCAATCGTCGCCTACCGATCCACGCACACCCTGCTGGACTTTGAGTTTCACAAGAGCATTTGCCAGCAAATCGTTGGCATGAAGCCGACGAAGATCGGCGAGTATGACAAGGACAAGCCGGCGGAGAACAAGGACGATGAGACGTGCCTGATTCACCAGGAGTATCTGCTCGATGCGGACAAGACGGTGGGCGAGGTTTTGCAGGAGTACAACTGCGAGATCGTCGACTACCATCGCTTCGAGTGCGGAGAGCAGACGGAGCGCAGCCTGGAGGCGATCATTCGCTCCCAGCACCAGAGCAGCAATTAA
- the LOC117148910 gene encoding uncharacterized protein LOC117148910, with product MDYLDIESFRSKYSDITVTAVPSRPKPNEQSAMDTDQELAIKSHVPQVEITRVNAAAAPAGSSSTANAAVMLRNRQQTNSAAIAYATEYKEVMAKLEYTKYMQAQLQMMSAASGGGGGFGIDCDLFGTSMSLDENANIVDKYSDLLNVLVEMRTNVPTTMVGLRAPKERMQRDIAQARLKVRQCLQLLQQAEEESDHTAFQGAPGQE from the exons ATGGACTACCTGGACATTGAATCCTTTCGCTCCAAGTACAGCGATATAACCGTCACGGCGGTGCCATCGCGCCCTAAGCCGAACGAGCAGTCAGCAATGGACACCGACCAGGAGCTGGCAATCAAGTCGCATGTGCCACAAGTGGAGATAACGCGGGTGaatgcagctgctgctcctgctggcAGTAGCTCCACTGCGAATGCAGCGGTGATGCTGCGCAACAGGCAGCAGACAAACAGCGCCGCAATTGCCTACGCCACCGAGTACAAGGAGGTGATGGCCAAACTGGAGTACACCAAGTACATGCAGGCCCAGCTGCAAATGATGTCCGCGGCaagcggaggaggaggcggtTTTGGCATCGACTGCGATCTGTTTGGCACATCTATGA GTCTCGATGAGAACGCCAACATAGTGGACAAGTACTCCGATCTACTCAATGTCCTGGTGGAAATGCGCACCAATGTGCCGACCACGATGGTGGGTTTGAGGGCACCCAAGGAGCGCATGCAGCGCGACATAGCCCAAGCCAGGCTGAAGGTGCGCCAGTGTCTTCAGCTCCTGCAGCAGGCAGAGGAGGAGAGCGATCACACTGCCTTCCAGGGCGCCCCAGGCCAAGAGTGA